The Candidatus Binatia bacterium sequence AAGTACTTGCGCAGGAACTCTCGGCGCGGCGGATCGAAGACCGTGCGCGGGCGGCTGTTGAGAGCCTTGGCGTCGATCTCGGCGATCTTCTTCCGGATCGGTGCTTCGCCGTATTCCTCGATCAGCTCCCAGACGTAATCGTGAATCTTTTGCAGGATCGCGTCGTGATGTCCCCGCTCCTCCGCCTGAACCACGCGCTCTTCGAATTCGAGCACCTTCGGCGTAGTGATTTGAATGCCCTGGATACTGGCCGCCGTGCAATGGCCGTACGGCCACAAGTTGCCGGCGAGAATGTAACTGAGAAAATCCCGCTGGAGTAATTGGCGGTGCTCGACGCGTGGCAAAAGGCCGTATCGGCGTTCGAAGTCGGGGTCGGGCCGTGCATGGTCGCGGCGCGGGTCGACGGCGTTGGCCTGCCGGATATAGCCCCAACCGTGGCCGGCCTCGGTGCGAATATGATCGGCAAGAGAATAACGCCACTCGGAATCCATGTCGAAGTGCGAATAGGCGTAGCAGGCGGCGCCGACCGTGGTCTCCAGTTCGTCGCGCCCGCGATAACCGAGCCAGCGGGCTAAAAGCTCCCGCTCCGCGTCGTCTTTGGGCTCGCGTTTCGATCCATCGCGCCGCTTGCGCAACTCATCCAGCGCTCTGGTGATCGGATTATCCTCGCTGTAGGTGATTTTTTTTCCGACGCCTCTGATGTCCGCCATGACGACCTCCTTACTTCTACTTCGAGGAATAGAGCGCCCTCAAAAATCCTTCCCTATCGATCCGCTCGAGGATGCTCGTGTCTACCACGCCGAACGGATCACGACTTGAGCGCTCGGTTGAAAGTTTCACCACCGTTTCGATTGCCTCTCTCGGCACGATCGGCAGACGTTCATAGACAGCCGCGACCTGCCGATAGGCCGCTTCAAGAGCTTCCGGGTCGGTGAGCCGCATGTTTCGGCTCAGTGTCTTCTTTGCCATAGTCGGATTGGTCAAGGCAAGCTTGATCCCGTGCAGAATCCCTTTGAGAAATCGATCCAGCGATGACGGCGATTTTTCCAGCACCGCCTTGGAAGTGACCACCGAGGTGAAGAGACAGGGGATCGGCGGTGTGGCCATGTCGATCAACATGCGGAGCCCCGATCTTCTCGCTTCGACCGTCTCCGGCGGCGATAGCAGCGCGGCATCGACCACGCCGGTGAACAGGGACTGCGAAACAAGCCCTAAACGACCGAACGCTACCAGCTTCACGTCCCTCAACGGGTCGAGCCCGGCGCGCATGAGTAAGATGTGGTTGGCTAAGTTGAGCGACGTGCCCG is a genomic window containing:
- a CDS encoding ABC transporter substrate-binding protein; protein product: GFSGASATQLAGYLAVDQKLFDIYGVNVELTQSAGTTMIRALDSGSLHVAIVGGGQALNAYVKGVEVRIISGLVNTVPFQLWAKPELSQLKDLKGKLIANTPPGTSLNLANHILLMRAGLDPLRDVKLVAFGRLGLVSQSLFTGVVDAALLSPPETVEARRSGLRMLIDMATPPIPCLFTSVVTSKAVLEKSPSSLDRFLKGILHGIKLALTNPTMAKKTLSRNMRLTDPEALEAAYRQVAAVYERLPIVPREAIETVVKLSTERSSRDPFGVVDTSILERIDREGFLRALYSSK